A section of the Rhodobacter sp. genome encodes:
- a CDS encoding helix-turn-helix domain-containing protein: MPKSALSGSRIRSLRTARRIGQADLARLAGVSPSYLNLIEHNRRRASPRILDAIARALSIPPEALDESAGGALVESLRAATARAAPDAPPETDRAEEFVGRFPGWAALLAQLHARAEGHERTIGRLSDRMAHDPNLSAALHEIVSAVTAVQSTAAILAESEDLAPEWRARFHANVHADSVRLATAAEALVAYLDTSGEETGLAAPQEELESWLERQGFHVEAVEDHGAGGANGGADTPDWSRLTAGQAELASAASRALAGDWLRRAHADARALPLDRLMPALTAMFAPGAVFAPEVLARQFGASLAQVFRRLATLPPAAGVPRFGLAVCDGSGTLIFRRPVEGFALPRFGGACPLWPLYQALVQPERPLRAQVEFAGRPPARFVAHAIAGARDPLRFEPPVVWEAAMLLTPASALGETGGEEPALALGSSCRICPRAGCAARREPSIIGA; the protein is encoded by the coding sequence ATGCCCAAATCCGCGCTGTCGGGATCGCGCATCCGCTCGCTGCGCACGGCGCGGCGGATCGGGCAGGCCGATCTGGCGCGGCTGGCCGGGGTTTCGCCGTCCTATCTGAACCTGATCGAACACAACCGCCGCCGGGCAAGCCCGCGTATCCTGGACGCGATCGCCCGCGCGCTGTCGATCCCGCCCGAGGCGCTGGACGAATCCGCCGGTGGCGCGCTGGTCGAATCCCTGCGCGCGGCGACCGCCCGCGCCGCACCCGACGCCCCCCCCGAGACCGACCGGGCCGAGGAATTCGTCGGCCGGTTCCCGGGCTGGGCGGCCTTGCTTGCGCAATTGCACGCCCGCGCCGAGGGGCACGAGCGGACCATCGGCCGCCTGTCCGACCGCATGGCGCACGACCCCAACCTGTCGGCCGCCCTGCACGAGATCGTCTCGGCGGTGACGGCGGTGCAATCGACCGCGGCGATCCTGGCCGAGTCCGAGGATCTCGCCCCGGAGTGGCGCGCGCGGTTCCACGCCAACGTGCACGCGGATTCGGTGCGCCTGGCCACCGCCGCCGAGGCGCTGGTGGCCTATCTCGACACCTCGGGCGAAGAGACCGGCCTGGCCGCGCCGCAAGAGGAGCTGGAAAGCTGGCTGGAACGGCAGGGTTTCCACGTCGAAGCGGTCGAGGATCACGGCGCGGGCGGTGCCAACGGAGGCGCGGACACCCCGGACTGGTCGCGGCTGACGGCGGGGCAGGCCGAGCTGGCCTCGGCGGCGTCGCGGGCGCTGGCCGGGGATTGGCTCAGGCGCGCCCATGCCGACGCCCGCGCGCTGCCGCTGGACCGGCTGATGCCCGCGCTGACCGCGATGTTCGCGCCGGGCGCGGTCTTCGCCCCCGAGGTCCTGGCGCGCCAGTTCGGCGCCAGCCTGGCGCAGGTGTTCCGCCGCCTGGCGACCTTGCCACCCGCGGCCGGCGTGCCGCGTTTCGGGCTGGCGGTTTGCGACGGATCGGGCACGCTGATCTTCCGCCGCCCGGTCGAGGGGTTCGCCCTGCCGCGATTTGGCGGGGCCTGCCCGCTGTGGCCGCTCTATCAAGCGCTGGTGCAACCCGAGCGCCCGTTGCGCGCCCAGGTGGAATTCGCCGGCCGGCCGCCCGCCCGGTTCGTCGCCCATGCGATCGCCGGTGCCCGCGATCCGCTGCGCTTCGAGCCGCCCGTGGTGTGGGAGGCCGCGATGCTGCTGACCCCGGCCTCGGCCCTTGGCGAGACGGGCGGCGAAGAGCCCGCGCTCGCCCTTGGATCGAGCTGCCGCATCTGCCCGCGCGCGGGCTGCGCGGCCCGGCGCGAACCCTCGATCATCGGCGCCTGA
- the accB gene encoding acetyl-CoA carboxylase biotin carboxyl carrier protein, translating into MSKDHTTADVAFIQALAELLNANDLSEISVKREYGENDTLNVKVAKHVQMIAAPAPAAYGAPMAAPAAAPAPAQAAAAPASADPAEHPGAVPSPMVGTAYLAPEPGAEVFVKVGQQVNAGETLLIIEAMKTMNHIPAPFSGTVKRILVTDGTPVEFGAPLMILE; encoded by the coding sequence ATGAGCAAAGATCACACCACCGCAGACGTGGCCTTCATCCAGGCCCTCGCCGAACTTCTGAACGCCAACGATCTGAGCGAGATCTCGGTCAAGCGCGAATACGGCGAGAACGACACGCTCAACGTCAAGGTGGCGAAGCATGTCCAGATGATCGCCGCGCCGGCACCCGCTGCCTATGGCGCGCCCATGGCGGCGCCGGCTGCCGCCCCGGCCCCGGCCCAGGCCGCCGCCGCACCCGCCAGCGCCGACCCCGCGGAACATCCGGGCGCCGTCCCCTCGCCCATGGTCGGCACCGCCTATCTGGCGCCCGAACCCGGCGCCGAGGTCTTTGTCAAGGTGGGCCAGCAGGTCAATGCCGGCGAGACCTTGCTCATCATCGAGGCGATGAAGACGATGAACCACATCCCCGCGCCGTTTTCGGGCACGGTGAAGCGCATCCTCGTGACGGATGGCACGCCGGTCGAATTCGGCGCGCCCCTGATGATCCTCGAATAA
- the accC gene encoding acetyl-CoA carboxylase biotin carboxylase subunit — MFDKILIANRGEIALRVIRACREMGIASVAVHSTADADAMHVRMADEAICIGPAPSVDSYLHMPAIISACEITGAQAIHPGYGFLSENANFVQMVEDHGLTFIGPRAEHIRMMGDKITAKETAKALGIPVVPGSEGGVPDIETARKVAGGMGYPVIIKATAGGGGRGMKVAKSEADIEVAFRTARSEAKAAFGNDEVYIEKYLQRPRHIEIQVFGDGKGNAVHLGERDCSLQRRHQKVLEEAPGPVITDAQRAEIGAICANAIGKMQYAGAGTIEFLFEDGAFYFIEMNTRLQVEHPVTEAIYGVDLVREQIMVASGNTLSFRQQDLEIRGHAIEVRLNAEKLPNFTPSPGRVATFHAPGGLGVRMDSALYSGYRIPPYYDSLIGKLIVHGRDRPEALARLRRALGELIIDGIDTTVPLFFALLDNESVLRGEYNIHWLEKFLANEAG; from the coding sequence ATGTTCGACAAGATCCTCATCGCGAACCGGGGCGAGATCGCGCTGCGCGTGATCCGCGCCTGCCGCGAGATGGGCATCGCATCGGTCGCGGTGCATTCGACCGCCGACGCCGACGCGATGCATGTGCGCATGGCCGACGAGGCGATCTGCATCGGCCCTGCGCCCTCGGTGGACAGCTACCTGCACATGCCCGCGATCATCTCGGCCTGCGAGATCACCGGCGCGCAGGCGATCCATCCGGGCTATGGCTTCCTGTCCGAGAACGCCAATTTCGTGCAGATGGTCGAGGACCACGGCCTGACCTTCATCGGCCCGCGCGCGGAACACATCCGCATGATGGGCGACAAGATCACCGCCAAGGAAACCGCCAAGGCGTTGGGGATCCCGGTGGTGCCGGGCTCCGAGGGGGGCGTGCCCGACATCGAGACCGCGCGCAAGGTCGCCGGCGGCATGGGCTATCCGGTCATCATCAAGGCCACCGCCGGCGGTGGTGGACGCGGCATGAAGGTCGCGAAATCCGAGGCCGACATCGAAGTCGCGTTCCGCACCGCGCGCTCCGAGGCCAAGGCGGCCTTCGGCAATGACGAGGTCTATATCGAGAAATACCTCCAGCGCCCGCGCCACATCGAGATCCAGGTGTTCGGCGACGGCAAGGGCAACGCGGTGCACCTGGGCGAGCGCGACTGCTCGTTGCAGCGCCGCCACCAGAAGGTGCTGGAGGAGGCGCCCGGCCCCGTCATCACCGATGCGCAGCGCGCCGAGATCGGTGCGATCTGCGCCAACGCGATCGGCAAGATGCAATATGCGGGCGCCGGCACGATCGAATTCCTGTTCGAGGATGGCGCCTTCTATTTCATCGAGATGAACACCCGCCTGCAGGTCGAGCACCCGGTGACCGAGGCGATCTACGGTGTCGATCTGGTGCGCGAGCAGATCATGGTGGCGTCGGGCAACACGCTGTCGTTTCGCCAGCAGGATCTGGAAATCCGCGGTCACGCGATCGAGGTGCGTCTGAACGCCGAGAAGCTGCCGAACTTCACCCCCTCGCCGGGCCGCGTGGCGACCTTTCACGCGCCGGGCGGGCTGGGCGTGCGGATGGATTCGGCGCTTTATTCCGGCTATCGCATCCCGCCCTATTACGACAGCCTGATCGGCAAGCTGATCGTGCACGGCCGCGACCGGCCCGAGGCGCTGGCAAGGCTGCGGCGCGCGCTGGGGGAGTTGATCATCGACGGCATCGACACGACGGTGCCGCTGTTCTTTGCGCTGCTGGACAACGAGTCCGTGCTGCGGGGCGAATACAACATCCACTGGCTGGAGAAGTTCCTGGCCAATGAGGCGGGTTGA
- a CDS encoding leucyl/phenylalanyl-tRNA--protein transferase produces the protein MRLTPELVLRAYAGGVFPMAETAQATEIHWFEPRRRGVMPLDGFHIARSLRRTRRRGGFRFRCDGDFGGVVAACADRPETWINADIERVFLELHALGLAHSIEVLCPDGRLAGGVYGLAMGGAFFAESMVSRVTGGSKMALAELVARLVRGGYRLMDTQYLTPHLASLGGVEIARADYRRRLAEALATPADAAHAFARTNPEAPDGAFWSEEPVDRKMPDQP, from the coding sequence ATGCGATTGACGCCTGAGCTGGTTCTGCGTGCCTATGCCGGCGGCGTGTTTCCGATGGCCGAGACCGCGCAGGCGACCGAGATACACTGGTTCGAGCCCAGGCGCCGGGGCGTGATGCCGCTGGACGGGTTTCACATCGCCCGCAGTCTGCGCCGGACGCGGCGGCGCGGCGGCTTCCGGTTTCGCTGCGACGGCGATTTCGGCGGTGTCGTGGCGGCTTGCGCGGATCGGCCCGAGACCTGGATCAACGCCGACATCGAACGGGTGTTCCTGGAGTTGCACGCGCTCGGCCTGGCGCATTCGATCGAGGTTCTGTGCCCCGATGGCCGGTTGGCGGGCGGGGTCTACGGGTTGGCGATGGGTGGGGCGTTCTTTGCCGAAAGCATGGTCAGCCGGGTCACGGGCGGCTCGAAGATGGCGCTGGCCGAATTGGTCGCGCGGCTTGTTCGCGGCGGCTACCGGCTGATGGACACGCAGTATCTGACGCCGCACCTGGCGTCCCTGGGCGGGGTCGAGATCGCGCGCGCCGACTATCGCCGGCGGCTGGCCGAGGCGCTGGCCACGCCCGCCGATGCTGCGCACGCCTTTGCCCGCACCAATCCCGAGGCCCCGGACGGCGCCTTCTGGTCAGAGGAACCTGTGGATCGGAAGATGCCCGATCAGCCATGA
- a CDS encoding phosphatidylserine/phosphatidylglycerophosphate/cardiolipin synthase family protein yields MSGWPLWLALALALAGTLALAALFAAGRFAKLRRGAPSRALAPAGDTTLDALLDGPEAAHPGLSGARLVPAETEALALRLAMARLAERSLDLLYYIWDDDLSGRLLAQAVLDAADRGVRVRMLLDDVNVLNHDPVYRALDRHPRIELRLFNPIRRRDRGLLRGLEMVLTLLPYNRRMHGKLWITDGRLAMTGGRNVGDAYFGALAGQGRGVDYDDLDALLAGPVLRQAEAHFDRFWNSDVALPIRTLWPGKRTRLKRFRTRLARFLRSPETRARLEVLALPSMQAADTVLALDRLRWTGSLAFLGDPPEKALGTGRADWLPEALLPLLQSAERELRIMTPYFVPGVQGLRALIALQRRGVQVHVVTNGLALADNLLVYGAYRWYRARLLAEGVRIFEVSTYQGPDRMLHSKAFVVDGARAFVGSFNFDLRSAFLNTELGITFADPVLVADLEAIFNDLTRPACAWEVGLDGTRPQWSRGAAERTHLEPQSTTARRAISWLIGHLPIHRFL; encoded by the coding sequence ATGAGCGGCTGGCCCCTGTGGCTGGCACTGGCGCTGGCGCTGGCCGGCACGCTGGCGCTGGCTGCGCTCTTTGCCGCCGGCCGCTTTGCCAAGCTGCGGCGCGGCGCGCCGTCCCGGGCGCTCGCCCCCGCCGGGGACACCACCCTGGACGCCCTGCTCGACGGACCCGAGGCCGCGCATCCCGGCCTTTCGGGGGCCCGCCTGGTCCCCGCCGAGACCGAGGCCCTGGCCCTGCGTCTCGCCATGGCGCGGCTGGCCGAGCGCAGCCTCGATCTGCTGTATTACATCTGGGACGACGACCTGTCCGGCCGGTTGCTGGCGCAGGCGGTGCTCGACGCCGCCGATCGCGGCGTGCGGGTGCGCATGCTGCTCGATGACGTGAACGTGTTGAACCACGATCCCGTCTATCGCGCGCTGGATCGCCACCCGCGGATCGAACTGCGCTTGTTCAACCCGATCCGCCGCCGCGACCGCGGGCTGTTGCGCGGGCTGGAAATGGTGCTGACCCTGCTGCCCTACAACAGGCGGATGCACGGCAAGCTATGGATCACCGACGGCCGGCTGGCCATGACAGGCGGGCGCAACGTCGGCGACGCCTATTTCGGTGCCCTCGCCGGGCAGGGCCGCGGGGTGGATTATGACGACCTCGATGCGCTGCTGGCGGGGCCCGTGCTGCGTCAGGCCGAGGCCCACTTCGATCGCTTCTGGAACTCCGACGTGGCGCTGCCGATCCGCACCCTCTGGCCCGGCAAGCGCACGCGGCTGAAGCGGTTCCGCACGCGGCTCGCGCGGTTCTTGCGATCGCCCGAGACTCGCGCGCGGCTGGAGGTGCTGGCGCTGCCGTCGATGCAGGCCGCGGACACGGTCCTGGCCCTGGACCGGCTGCGCTGGACCGGGTCGCTCGCCTTCCTGGGCGACCCGCCGGAAAAGGCGCTGGGCACCGGGCGCGCCGACTGGCTGCCCGAGGCCTTGCTGCCACTGCTGCAATCCGCCGAACGCGAGTTGCGCATCATGACCCCGTATTTCGTGCCGGGCGTGCAGGGGCTGCGCGCATTGATCGCCCTGCAACGGCGCGGCGTGCAGGTGCACGTGGTCACCAACGGGCTGGCACTGGCCGACAATCTGCTGGTCTACGGCGCCTATCGCTGGTACCGCGCGCGCCTGCTCGCCGAGGGCGTGCGCATCTTCGAGGTGTCCACCTATCAGGGGCCTGACCGGATGCTGCATTCCAAGGCCTTCGTGGTCGATGGCGCCCGGGCCTTCGTGGGCTCGTTCAACTTCGACCTGCGTTCGGCCTTTCTGAACACCGAACTGGGCATCACCTTTGCCGATCCCGTGCTGGTTGCCGACCTCGAAGCGATCTTCAACGACCTGACCCGCCCGGCCTGCGCCTGGGAGGTCGGTCTCGACGGGACCCGCCCGCAATGGTCGCGCGGTGCCGCCGAACGGACCCACCTGGAACCCCAGAGCACCACCGCCCGGCGGGCGATCTCATGGCTGATCGGGCATCTTCCGATCCACAGGTTCCTCTGA
- a CDS encoding endonuclease/exonuclease/phosphatase family protein, whose translation MPHRPQLTVGSYNIHKAVGADRRRDPHRIIAVLREMGADLVALQEVDRRFGDRQGVLDLDEVHHATGLTPVPLHDRKGDLAHGWHGNLILARGAEVGDVRLIDLPGLEPRGAIVADLRFGDQPIRVIGAHLGLLKSSRWQQSRRLADEIDPERPTLMMGDMNEWRRGPGCSLMPLKHGLDAVSRAGAVASFPARRPMLPLDRIIGSNLAELSDLAPHDTPLSRLASDHLPLRARLRLGA comes from the coding sequence ATGCCGCACCGCCCCCAACTGACCGTCGGGTCCTACAACATCCACAAGGCCGTCGGCGCGGACCGTCGCCGCGACCCGCACCGCATCATCGCCGTGTTGCGCGAGATGGGCGCCGATCTTGTGGCCCTGCAAGAGGTCGATCGGCGCTTTGGCGACCGTCAGGGCGTGCTCGACCTGGACGAGGTCCACCACGCGACCGGCCTGACGCCGGTGCCCCTGCACGACCGAAAGGGCGACCTGGCCCATGGCTGGCACGGCAACCTCATTCTGGCGCGCGGGGCCGAGGTGGGTGATGTGCGCCTGATCGACCTGCCCGGGCTGGAGCCGCGCGGCGCGATCGTCGCCGATCTGCGGTTCGGCGATCAGCCGATTCGCGTGATCGGCGCGCATCTGGGCCTGCTCAAATCCTCGCGTTGGCAGCAGTCCCGCCGCCTCGCGGACGAGATCGACCCCGAGCGCCCGACCTTGATGATGGGCGACATGAACGAATGGCGGCGCGGGCCCGGATGTTCGCTGATGCCGTTGAAACACGGGCTGGACGCGGTCAGCCGGGCCGGCGCGGTGGCCAGCTTTCCGGCCCGCCGGCCGATGCTGCCGCTCGACCGGATCATCGGCTCGAACCTGGCGGAACTCAGCGATCTGGCGCCGCATGACACGCCGTTGTCGCGGCTTGCCTCGGACCACCTTCCGCTGCGCGCCCGGCTCAGGTTGGGGGCATGA
- a CDS encoding alpha/beta hydrolase, giving the protein MTDGFPPDQALDTDRARLIGSIYEVVLRPEHFDSFMSDWGDYVDQAARRLGELHVTEGQASRHVDDPVIETHFRRALALFERMGRGAVVPLAPMAEDPLIRLDRTGSILHAGSEVAALFGADELSLETIRAALEPDSATRFTAFLTLLGRAPASGRFAVLSLAEASGGPRADLPGGGLLALVTARDPAGAGFVAELRPMAIGWTPALAGLLVESFRLTPRETELVRELARGGDLPAIAARTGRSLNTLRAQVKSVFAKTRTAGQSELMRLIAVLMLHGPDAGAGPNPEADAGAGADARAEINVDVGDGRSMPVTLLGPEDGLPVVFVHGMLEGHGALQGITPHLMREGLRLIAPERANFGRSYRDPRVREAPDVFARDLAAVLARLGVRRAITLGHMAGAVYAHTAAARLETTIAGMVGVAGCVPIKSIEQFATMTPRQRAMALTARFAPALLPAVLRAGIAQIDSRNAERFMTPLYAEGSQDRAVADRLGLVGRITDGYRYTVAQGQQAFRVDAWHVTRDWTALMATAEYPMRLIHGTLDPVVSFQSVQQFAQSWPRARLIEIEGEGQLLLYSQPHRVVAEVAAFARSCLLP; this is encoded by the coding sequence ATGACCGACGGTTTTCCGCCCGACCAAGCCCTGGACACGGATCGCGCGCGGCTGATCGGCAGCATCTACGAGGTCGTGCTGCGCCCTGAGCATTTCGACAGTTTCATGTCCGACTGGGGCGACTATGTCGATCAGGCGGCGCGGCGGCTGGGCGAGTTGCACGTGACCGAGGGGCAGGCCTCGCGGCATGTGGACGACCCGGTGATCGAGACGCATTTCCGCCGGGCGCTGGCGCTGTTCGAACGGATGGGGCGCGGCGCGGTGGTGCCGCTGGCGCCCATGGCCGAGGACCCGCTGATCCGGCTGGACCGGACTGGCAGCATTCTGCATGCCGGGTCTGAGGTGGCGGCGCTGTTCGGGGCTGACGAGCTGTCGCTGGAAACCATCCGCGCCGCGCTGGAACCCGATTCGGCCACCCGGTTCACCGCGTTCCTGACCCTGCTGGGCCGCGCGCCGGCGTCGGGGCGCTTTGCGGTGCTGTCCCTGGCCGAGGCATCCGGCGGTCCGCGCGCCGATCTGCCGGGCGGCGGGTTGCTGGCTCTGGTGACGGCACGCGACCCGGCCGGCGCCGGGTTCGTCGCCGAACTGCGGCCGATGGCGATCGGCTGGACGCCGGCGCTGGCGGGGCTGCTGGTCGAAAGCTTTCGCCTGACCCCGCGCGAAACCGAACTGGTGCGCGAACTGGCCCGGGGCGGCGATCTGCCCGCCATCGCCGCGCGCACGGGCCGGTCCCTGAACACCCTGCGGGCGCAGGTCAAATCGGTCTTTGCCAAGACCCGCACCGCCGGGCAGTCCGAGCTGATGCGGCTGATCGCGGTGTTGATGCTGCACGGGCCCGATGCCGGCGCCGGCCCCAACCCCGAGGCCGACGCCGGCGCCGGCGCCGACGCCCGGGCCGAGATCAACGTCGATGTCGGGGACGGACGGTCGATGCCGGTCACGCTGCTGGGCCCCGAGGACGGCCTGCCCGTGGTCTTCGTGCATGGCATGCTCGAGGGGCACGGCGCCTTGCAGGGGATCACGCCGCATCTGATGCGCGAAGGGCTGCGGCTGATCGCCCCCGAGCGGGCGAATTTCGGCCGCTCCTACCGCGATCCGCGGGTCCGCGAGGCCCCCGACGTCTTTGCCCGGGACCTGGCCGCGGTGCTGGCGCGGCTGGGCGTGCGACGGGCGATCACGCTGGGGCACATGGCGGGCGCGGTCTATGCGCATACCGCGGCGGCGCGGCTGGAAACGACCATTGCCGGGATGGTGGGCGTTGCCGGTTGCGTGCCGATCAAGAGCATCGAACAATTCGCCACCATGACCCCCCGGCAACGCGCAATGGCCCTGACCGCGCGTTTCGCACCGGCGCTGTTGCCCGCGGTGCTTCGTGCGGGCATCGCCCAGATCGACAGCCGCAACGCCGAACGGTTCATGACCCCGCTCTATGCCGAGGGCAGCCAGGACCGTGCGGTGGCCGACCGGCTGGGGCTGGTCGGGCGGATCACCGACGGCTATCGCTATACCGTCGCGCAGGGCCAGCAGGCGTTCCGCGTCGATGCCTGGCATGTGACGCGCGACTGGACGGCACTCATGGCCACGGCCGAGTATCCGATGCGGCTGATCCACGGCACGCTGGACCCGGTCGTCAGTTTCCAGAGCGTGCAGCAGTTCGCCCAATCCTGGCCACGCGCCCGCCTGATCGAGATCGAGGGCGAGGGTCAGCTTCTGCTCTACAGCCAGCCTCACCGGGTTGTGGCCGAGGTCGCGGCCTTTGCGCGATCGTGTCTGCTGCCCTAA
- a CDS encoding gamma-glutamyltransferase family protein, protein MRDFQKPGRSAVYADNGMVATSHPLAAQTAIRLLQDGGNAVDAAIGAAVLLGLCEPQMTGLGGDLFALIKPAGDERIVALNGSGRAPAALDVEAMRALGPSVPVYGVEAVTLPGAVDAFCRLNADWGMLDLAQTLAPAIHYFDAGVPVAPRVARDWAEAGHLQHEARRHFLPGGTAPRAGDRFALPGQAEVLRRIARDGRAGFYEGEVAEDMVATLQALGGAHTLDDFAAVACDYSEPVSGQYRGHELIEHAPNGQGATALLLLNILSHFDLGAMDPFGAERTHLEAEATRLAYDARNRFLADADHVTRLAHMLAPDTAARLAALIDMDRAMAQVQPLSEQVHKDTIYITVVDRDRMAVSLIYSVFHSFGSGLASARFGIGFQNRGAGFTLETGHPNEAAGGKRPMHTIIPGMLRHEGRLTMPFGVMGGAYQPCGHARLVSNLVDYGLGPQAAIDAPRAFAGLFSGQDGLALETGYDSGTFAALAAKGHRMRWSAEPLGGAQAITLDSRGVLIGASDPRKDGCALGY, encoded by the coding sequence ATGCGCGATTTCCAGAAACCTGGCCGTTCGGCGGTCTATGCGGACAACGGGATGGTGGCGACCTCGCACCCGCTGGCGGCGCAGACGGCGATCCGCCTGCTGCAAGACGGCGGCAACGCGGTGGACGCGGCGATCGGCGCCGCCGTGCTGCTGGGCCTGTGCGAGCCGCAGATGACCGGCCTCGGCGGCGATCTCTTCGCGCTGATCAAACCGGCGGGCGACGAACGCATCGTCGCGCTGAACGGCTCGGGGCGGGCCCCGGCGGCGCTGGATGTCGAGGCGATGCGCGCCCTCGGCCCCTCGGTCCCGGTCTACGGTGTCGAAGCCGTGACCCTGCCCGGCGCGGTCGATGCCTTTTGTCGGCTCAACGCCGACTGGGGGATGCTGGACCTCGCGCAGACGCTGGCCCCCGCCATCCACTATTTCGACGCCGGCGTTCCGGTCGCACCGCGCGTTGCGCGCGACTGGGCCGAGGCCGGGCACCTCCAGCACGAGGCCCGGCGCCACTTCCTGCCCGGCGGCACGGCGCCGCGCGCAGGCGACCGCTTCGCCCTGCCCGGCCAGGCCGAGGTTCTGCGCCGCATCGCACGGGACGGGCGCGCGGGCTTTTACGAGGGCGAGGTGGCCGAGGACATGGTCGCCACGCTGCAAGCTCTGGGCGGCGCCCATACGCTGGACGATTTCGCCGCCGTCGCCTGCGACTATTCCGAGCCGGTCAGCGGCCAGTATCGCGGGCATGAACTGATCGAGCACGCCCCCAACGGCCAGGGCGCGACGGCTCTTCTTCTGCTCAACATCCTGTCGCATTTCGACCTCGGCGCGATGGACCCGTTCGGCGCCGAACGCACCCACCTCGAGGCCGAGGCCACCCGCCTTGCCTATGACGCGCGCAACCGGTTCCTTGCGGATGCCGATCACGTCACCCGCCTGGCGCACATGCTGGCGCCGGACACCGCCGCGCGTCTGGCCGCCCTGATCGACATGGACCGCGCCATGGCTCAGGTGCAGCCGCTCAGCGAACAGGTGCACAAGGACACGATCTACATCACCGTCGTGGACCGCGACCGCATGGCGGTGTCACTGATCTACTCGGTGTTCCACAGCTTCGGCTCGGGGCTGGCTTCGGCGCGCTTCGGGATCGGTTTCCAGAACCGTGGCGCGGGCTTCACGCTGGAAACCGGCCACCCGAACGAGGCCGCGGGCGGCAAGCGGCCGATGCACACGATCATCCCCGGAATGCTGCGCCACGAGGGCAGGCTGACGATGCCCTTCGGGGTGATGGGGGGCGCCTACCAGCCCTGCGGACACGCGCGGCTGGTGTCGAACCTGGTGGACTACGGCCTCGGGCCGCAGGCCGCGATCGACGCGCCGCGCGCCTTTGCCGGGCTCTTTTCCGGCCAGGACGGGCTGGCGCTGGAAACCGGCTACGACAGCGGCACCTTTGCCGCCCTCGCGGCCAAGGGGCACCGGATGCGCTGGTCGGCCGAACCGCTGGGCGGCGCGCAGGCGATCACGCTCGATTCCCGCGGCGTGCTGATCGGCGCCTCGGACCCGCGCAAGGACGGGTGCGCGCTGGGCTACTGA
- a CDS encoding ABC transporter permease translates to MRALLQPHRLVLIGLALALAVWAAVALRWDWIPRYAALGAEGLWRTTWLLVLSTGIGFALAVPLGLAQAAGPRVLALPARWFCTLIRGTPLLLQIWLIYYGLGSLFPQYPWIRHSDLWPILRQAWPYALLALSLSYAGYEGEVMRGAFRSVPHGQLEAARAYGFSRLAVFRRIWLPQALARVLPTLGGETVLQLKSTPLVATITVIEIYAVASRVRQDTFIIYEPLILLALVYLVFAGLIVLAFRRLERRFARGLG, encoded by the coding sequence ATGCGGGCGCTGCTGCAACCGCACCGGCTGGTGCTGATCGGGCTGGCGCTGGCGCTGGCCGTCTGGGCGGCGGTGGCGCTGCGCTGGGACTGGATCCCGCGCTATGCGGCGCTGGGGGCCGAAGGGCTGTGGCGCACGACCTGGCTGCTGGTGCTGTCCACGGGGATCGGTTTTGCGCTGGCCGTGCCGCTGGGGCTGGCGCAGGCGGCCGGGCCGCGCGTTCTGGCGCTGCCGGCGCGCTGGTTCTGCACGCTGATCCGGGGCACGCCCCTGTTGTTGCAGATCTGGCTGATCTATTACGGGCTGGGCAGCCTGTTCCCGCAATATCCCTGGATCCGCCACTCTGATCTATGGCCGATCCTCAGGCAGGCGTGGCCCTATGCCTTGTTGGCGCTGTCGCTGAGCTATGCGGGCTACGAGGGCGAGGTGATGCGCGGGGCGTTCCGTTCGGTGCCCCATGGCCAGCTCGAGGCGGCGCGGGCCTATGGGTTCTCGCGGCTGGCCGTGTTCCGCCGCATCTGGTTGCCGCAGGCGCTGGCGCGGGTCCTGCCGACGCTGGGCGGCGAGACGGTGCTGCAACTGAAATCGACCCCGCTGGTCGCGACGATCACGGTGATCGAGATCTACGCGGTGGCCAGCCGGGTGCGGCAGGACACATTCATCATCTATGAGCCGCTGATCCTGCTGGCGCTGGTCTATCTGGTCTTTGCGGGGTTGATCGTGCTGGCCTTTCGCCGGCTGGAGCGGCGGTTCGCGCGGGGGCTGGGGTAA